The following coding sequences are from one Achromobacter sp. B7 window:
- a CDS encoding GlsB/YeaQ/YmgE family stress response membrane protein has protein sequence MSIIIMIIVGFIVGLIARAIMPGDQNMGIIMTTILGIVGAVVAGFLGQTMGWYAEGEPAGWIASVVGAIIVLFVVGLVARKRT, from the coding sequence ATGAGCATTATCATCATGATCATCGTCGGGTTCATCGTGGGCTTGATCGCCCGCGCCATCATGCCCGGAGACCAGAACATGGGGATCATCATGACCACCATCCTGGGTATCGTCGGCGCCGTGGTTGCCGGTTTCCTGGGTCAGACGATGGGTTGGTACGCAGAGGGCGAACCGGCTGGCTGGATCGCCTCGGTTGTGGGCGCCATCATCGTGCTGTTCGTGGTTGGCCTTGTCGCCCGCAAGCGCACCTGA
- a CDS encoding SCO family protein — protein sequence MRHLITGRAWRGLLLALCVFLAACGDRNVDWTLYNVKGHLPDLKFSLPGAGGKTISSDDLKGKTVMLFFGYASCPDICPTTMAQLTAVLQNLGDKAKNVRIVFVSVDPHRDTPDILQAYVNAFNNNAIGVTGDEKQIADLARRYRVAYQIEKPRPGDDADMYEVTHSRGVYIFDKDGHARLLASDTDSVSALTKDVAQLIDITS from the coding sequence ATGCGACACCTCATTACCGGCCGCGCCTGGCGTGGTCTGCTGTTGGCCCTTTGCGTGTTTCTTGCCGCCTGCGGCGATCGGAACGTGGACTGGACGCTGTACAACGTCAAGGGGCATCTGCCCGACCTGAAATTCTCGCTGCCCGGCGCGGGCGGCAAGACCATCAGCAGCGACGACCTGAAGGGCAAGACGGTCATGCTGTTCTTCGGCTACGCCAGTTGCCCGGACATCTGCCCCACCACCATGGCGCAGTTGACAGCCGTGCTGCAAAACCTGGGCGACAAGGCCAAGAACGTGCGCATCGTGTTCGTCAGCGTCGACCCGCACCGCGACACGCCCGACATCCTGCAAGCCTACGTCAACGCCTTCAACAACAACGCCATCGGCGTGACGGGCGACGAAAAACAGATCGCGGACCTGGCTCGGCGCTACCGCGTGGCCTACCAGATTGAAAAGCCGCGCCCGGGCGACGACGCCGACATGTACGAGGTCACGCACAGCCGTGGCGTGTACATTTTCGACAAGGACGGCCACGCGCGGCTGCTGGCGTCTGACACCGACAGCGTCTCGGCGCTGACCAAGGACGTCGCCCAACTGATCGACATTACCTCCTGA
- a CDS encoding bifunctional 2-polyprenyl-6-hydroxyphenol methylase/3-demethylubiquinol 3-O-methyltransferase UbiG: MASGTAIRYPLFPYYPAVIDILHNRNAGRVLDAPCGTGWLGDMLSAQGSRQIAVDGVGLWEFPPADAGYQSVTEHDLDTPLKVDTAYDAVVCCEAIHLMTNPGVLAQSLYQALRPGGTLIVTTPNTWYLRSRWQFLMRGFHSGFRPMVGKQRGVDYIAYFPFSFPQLHLLLTHYGYTDITLHEVNEPKPKRMIERLLAVPSRLYYRGRVKGAENEDVRRFWKQAGSDQSVYGRWLVVSARRPDEPVPAQTQA; this comes from the coding sequence ATGGCATCCGGCACGGCAATTCGTTATCCGTTGTTCCCGTATTACCCCGCAGTAATCGACATCCTGCATAACCGCAACGCCGGCCGCGTGCTGGACGCGCCCTGCGGAACAGGCTGGCTGGGCGATATGCTCTCGGCCCAGGGCAGCCGGCAAATTGCCGTGGACGGCGTAGGCCTGTGGGAATTTCCGCCCGCCGACGCCGGCTATCAGTCAGTCACCGAGCACGATCTGGACACGCCCCTGAAGGTGGACACCGCCTACGACGCGGTGGTGTGCTGCGAGGCGATCCACCTGATGACCAACCCGGGCGTGCTGGCGCAGAGCCTGTACCAGGCGCTGCGGCCGGGCGGTACCTTGATCGTCACCACGCCGAATACGTGGTATCTGCGGTCAAGGTGGCAATTTCTGATGCGCGGGTTTCATTCCGGCTTTCGTCCCATGGTGGGCAAGCAGCGCGGCGTGGATTACATCGCGTATTTTCCGTTCAGCTTTCCGCAACTGCACCTGCTGCTGACGCATTACGGCTACACGGACATTACGCTGCATGAAGTCAACGAGCCCAAGCCCAAGCGCATGATCGAGCGTCTGCTGGCCGTGCCGTCGCGCCTGTATTACCGAGGCCGGGTGAAGGGGGCCGAGAACGAAGACGTGCGTCGATTCTGGAAGCAGGCCGGGTCGGATCAGTCGGTGTATGGACGCTGGCTGGTGGTGTCGGCGCGTCGTCCGGACGAGCCGGTGCCTGCGCAGACGCAGGCGTAG
- a CDS encoding M3 family metallopeptidase has product MTQNPLLAPVSDLVDYAAVKPEHIVPAVEELLGIARKAVDHAADAALAPTWEAVVEPLDTASERLWRAWSVAGHLNAVVNTPELREAYNAALPLITEFSTWVGLHEGLYQQYQRLAAAPDFASWSPVRRRIVDMALRDFRLSGVELQGADRERYAQISDREAQASQKFSENVLDAIDAWSLLVDDESRLAGIPADVLSAARAAAAEDGKTGWKLTLKMPCYLPVMQYAQDRTLREALYRGYGTVASEQGDAKFDNSPLIEELLSLRAEESGLLGLGTYASLRLQTRMARDAGEVTVFLRDLAARAKPFAQRDLAELKAYATGELGLDELQPWDVAFASERLRESRYAYSEDEVKQYFTEPRVLAGLFDVIEKLFDVRLTETPVSTWHSDARGVRVERADGGLIGYLYLDLYARSGKQSGAWVDSERARRVVAGHVQTPVVYLTCNFSRPNGDRAAVLTHDDVITLFHETGHALHALLSEVDEPGAAAFASVEWDAIELPSQFMENFCWEWAVVQKLSAHVDTGEPLPRALYDRLVAARNFQSGMQAVRQIEFALFDMLMHDRPNGATITEVLALLQEVRQEVAVLFPPSWHRLPHAFSHLFAGGYGAGYYSYKWAEVLSADAYEAFEEAAAKQPGNPLGTLDPETGARFRREVLAVGGSRPAAESFAAFRGREPRIDALLRHSGMSGS; this is encoded by the coding sequence ATGACCCAGAACCCCTTGCTTGCCCCCGTTTCCGATCTGGTCGACTACGCGGCCGTCAAGCCCGAGCACATCGTGCCGGCCGTGGAAGAACTGCTGGGCATCGCCCGCAAGGCCGTGGACCACGCCGCCGATGCCGCGCTGGCGCCCACCTGGGAAGCCGTGGTGGAACCGCTGGACACCGCCTCTGAACGCCTGTGGCGCGCCTGGTCGGTGGCCGGCCACTTGAACGCTGTCGTCAACACGCCCGAACTGCGCGAAGCCTATAACGCCGCGCTGCCGCTGATCACCGAATTTTCAACCTGGGTCGGGCTGCACGAAGGCCTGTACCAGCAATACCAGCGTCTGGCCGCCGCGCCCGACTTTGCATCGTGGTCGCCCGTGCGCCGCCGCATCGTCGACATGGCGCTGCGCGACTTCCGCTTGAGCGGCGTGGAATTGCAAGGCGCCGATCGCGAACGCTACGCGCAGATCTCCGACCGCGAAGCGCAGGCGTCGCAGAAGTTTTCCGAGAACGTGCTGGACGCCATCGACGCCTGGTCGCTGCTGGTGGACGATGAATCGCGCCTGGCCGGCATCCCGGCCGATGTGCTGTCCGCCGCCCGCGCCGCCGCCGCAGAAGACGGCAAGACGGGCTGGAAGCTGACCCTGAAAATGCCGTGCTACCTGCCCGTGATGCAGTACGCGCAAGACCGCACGCTGCGCGAAGCGCTGTATCGCGGCTACGGCACCGTGGCATCCGAACAAGGCGATGCCAAGTTCGACAATTCCCCCCTGATCGAAGAGCTGCTGTCGCTGCGCGCCGAAGAATCCGGCCTGCTGGGCCTGGGCACCTACGCCTCGCTGCGCTTGCAGACCCGCATGGCGCGCGACGCCGGCGAAGTCACCGTCTTTTTGCGTGACCTGGCCGCCCGCGCCAAACCGTTTGCGCAACGCGACCTGGCCGAGCTCAAGGCCTACGCCACGGGCGAACTGGGCCTGGACGAGCTGCAACCCTGGGACGTGGCCTTTGCTTCGGAACGCCTGCGCGAATCGCGCTATGCGTATTCCGAAGACGAAGTGAAGCAGTACTTCACCGAACCGCGTGTGCTGGCCGGCCTGTTCGACGTCATCGAAAAACTGTTCGACGTGCGCCTGACCGAAACGCCCGTCTCCACCTGGCACAGCGACGCGCGCGGCGTGCGCGTCGAGCGCGCGGATGGCGGCTTGATCGGCTATCTGTACCTGGACCTGTATGCCCGCTCGGGCAAGCAAAGCGGCGCCTGGGTCGACAGCGAACGCGCCCGCCGCGTCGTCGCCGGCCACGTGCAAACGCCCGTGGTCTACCTGACCTGCAACTTCTCGCGCCCCAACGGCGACCGCGCCGCCGTGCTTACGCACGACGACGTCATCACGCTGTTCCACGAAACCGGTCATGCGCTGCACGCGCTGCTGTCCGAGGTGGACGAACCCGGCGCGGCGGCCTTCGCCAGCGTTGAATGGGATGCTATCGAACTGCCGTCGCAGTTCATGGAGAACTTCTGCTGGGAATGGGCCGTGGTGCAAAAGCTGTCGGCGCACGTGGACACCGGTGAGCCGCTGCCGCGCGCGCTTTACGACCGCCTGGTCGCCGCGCGCAATTTCCAAAGCGGCATGCAGGCGGTGCGCCAGATCGAATTTGCCCTGTTCGACATGTTGATGCACGACCGCCCCAACGGCGCCACCATTACGGAAGTGCTGGCGCTGTTGCAGGAAGTGCGCCAGGAAGTGGCCGTGCTGTTCCCGCCGTCGTGGCATCGTCTGCCGCACGCGTTTTCGCACCTGTTCGCCGGCGGCTACGGCGCGGGCTACTACAGCTACAAGTGGGCGGAAGTGCTGTCGGCCGACGCGTACGAGGCCTTCGAGGAAGCCGCGGCCAAGCAGCCGGGCAACCCCTTGGGCACGCTGGACCCGGAAACCGGCGCGCGCTTCCGGCGCGAAGTGCTGGCCGTGGGCGGCTCGCGCCCGGCGGCCGAATCGTTCGCCGCGTTCCGCGGCCGGGAGCCTCGCATCGACGCCCTGCTGCGCCACAGTGGAATGAGCGGCAGCTGA
- the folD gene encoding bifunctional methylenetetrahydrofolate dehydrogenase/methenyltetrahydrofolate cyclohydrolase FolD, with translation MTARIIDGAALSLRIREEVAQRVATLAAKGTRPGLAVVLVGADPASQVYVRNKVAACEKAGLHSVKEQYPAEMTEAELLARIAVLNQDPTIHGILVQLPLPKHMDAHKVIEAISAEKDVDGFHISNAGLLMTGQPLFRPCTPYGVMKMLESEGVTLRGAEAVIVGASNIVGKPMAMLLLAAGATITICNSKTRDLAAQTRRADVLVVATGKPGMIDGSMIKPGAVVIDVGINRGEDGKLCGDVDFASAKEVAGAITPVPGGVGPMTIAMLLVNTVEAAERAAG, from the coding sequence ATGACCGCCAGGATTATTGACGGCGCGGCCCTGTCGCTGCGCATTCGTGAAGAAGTCGCCCAGCGCGTCGCCACCCTGGCGGCCAAGGGCACGCGCCCGGGTCTGGCCGTGGTGCTGGTGGGCGCGGACCCCGCGTCCCAGGTTTACGTGCGCAACAAGGTTGCCGCCTGCGAAAAAGCCGGCCTGCATTCTGTCAAGGAACAGTACCCGGCCGAGATGACCGAGGCCGAACTGCTGGCCCGCATCGCCGTGTTGAACCAGGACCCCACCATCCACGGCATCCTGGTGCAGTTGCCGCTGCCCAAGCACATGGATGCCCACAAGGTCATCGAAGCCATTTCGGCCGAGAAGGACGTGGACGGCTTTCACATCAGCAACGCCGGCCTGCTCATGACCGGCCAGCCGCTGTTCCGCCCCTGCACGCCCTACGGCGTGATGAAGATGCTGGAATCGGAAGGCGTGACGCTGCGCGGCGCGGAAGCCGTGATCGTCGGCGCCAGCAACATCGTCGGCAAGCCGATGGCCATGTTGCTGCTTGCCGCCGGCGCCACCATCACCATCTGCAATTCCAAGACGCGCGACCTGGCGGCCCAGACCCGCCGCGCCGACGTCCTGGTGGTGGCCACCGGCAAGCCCGGCATGATCGACGGTTCGATGATCAAGCCCGGCGCCGTGGTCATCGACGTGGGCATCAACCGTGGCGAAGACGGCAAGCTGTGCGGCGACGTGGACTTCGCGTCCGCCAAGGAAGTTGCCGGCGCCATCACGCCCGTGCCGGGTGGCGTGGGCCCCATGACCATCGCCATGCTGCTGGTCAACACGGTCGAAGCCGCCGAACGCGCGGCGGGCTGA
- a CDS encoding response regulator transcription factor gives MNTPHLSSTVFIVDDDEAVRDSLRWLLEANGYRVRAYASGESFLEDYDASQIGVLIADVRMPGMSGLELQEQLIARNAPLPIVFITGHGDVPMAVSTMKKGAVDFLEKPFNESDLREIVARMLEQATQRVSKHQAQKDHEAMLARLTAREQQVLERIVAGRLNKQIADDLGISIKTVEAHRANIMEKLEVTTVADLMKVALAKPEAHA, from the coding sequence ATGAACACGCCCCACCTGTCGAGCACGGTATTCATAGTTGACGACGACGAAGCGGTCCGCGATTCGCTGCGCTGGCTGTTGGAAGCCAATGGCTATCGCGTTCGCGCCTATGCCAGCGGCGAATCCTTCCTGGAAGACTACGACGCCAGCCAGATCGGCGTGCTGATCGCCGACGTGCGCATGCCCGGCATGAGCGGCCTGGAACTCCAGGAGCAGCTTATCGCCCGCAACGCGCCGCTACCCATCGTCTTCATCACCGGCCACGGCGACGTGCCCATGGCCGTTTCCACGATGAAGAAAGGCGCCGTCGACTTCCTGGAAAAGCCCTTCAACGAATCGGACCTGCGCGAGATCGTTGCGCGCATGCTTGAGCAAGCCACGCAGCGCGTGTCCAAGCACCAGGCCCAAAAGGACCACGAAGCCATGCTGGCACGCCTGACCGCGCGCGAGCAGCAGGTGCTGGAGCGCATCGTCGCCGGCCGCTTGAACAAGCAGATTGCCGACGACCTGGGCATCAGCATCAAGACCGTCGAGGCGCATCGCGCCAACATTATGGAAAAACTAGAAGTGACTACCGTTGCTGATTTGATGAAAGTGGCCTTGGCCAAACCCGAGGCGCATGCATGA
- a CDS encoding PAS domain S-box protein, producing MSSAPKSNIPTPFHDHARTRRRGVYWVTPVMVLILYICVMGVFFWLQRIHDDSVMFVTIDQEMRQQRLIWVVLALSCVIVISLLMLWRYTRFRSTAEAALIAETGFRRAMENSMSTGMRVLDMEGRIAYVNPAFCRMIGWNEADLIGRSPPFPYWVPGRHEQHQHTLDVLMSGKTPSSGLEVEAQRRDGSRFTARMYVSPLLDPNGNQIGWMTSMTDITEPKRIREALTAAHERFMTVLEGLDDAISVTADTHDGLELLFANRTYRRVFGAQTGGHDELLAGRRGRFTDESVEVFAPSVQRWFEVHHRMLAWTDGRRVRMQVARDITERRGHEEASRVQQEKIQLTSRLTTMGEMASSLAHELNQPLTAIANYSMGAVALVKAGHTSPNMLLPALEKAASQAERAGKIISRIREFVKRSEPRRQRVAIGRIVDNAIGFAEIDARKRRIRIDSFVPSNAPDVLADPILIEQVLLNLLKNGLEAMENSESDELKVAVILHEQHIEVAVVDRGHGLAEPERLFEPFFSTKTQGLGMGLNICRTIIESHHGRLWADPNPAGGTIFRFTLPCAASQPQAQNDQSEELHA from the coding sequence ATGTCCAGCGCGCCCAAGTCCAATATTCCTACGCCGTTCCACGATCACGCCCGCACTCGCCGCCGCGGCGTGTATTGGGTCACGCCTGTCATGGTGCTGATCCTGTACATCTGTGTGATGGGGGTGTTCTTCTGGCTGCAACGCATTCATGACGATAGCGTCATGTTTGTGACGATCGACCAGGAAATGCGCCAGCAGCGCCTGATATGGGTGGTGCTGGCATTGTCCTGCGTGATCGTCATCAGCCTGTTGATGCTGTGGCGCTATACCCGCTTTCGTTCCACCGCCGAAGCCGCGCTCATCGCCGAGACCGGCTTTCGCCGCGCTATGGAAAATTCCATGTCCACCGGCATGCGCGTGCTGGATATGGAAGGCCGCATCGCCTACGTGAACCCCGCGTTCTGCCGCATGATCGGCTGGAACGAAGCCGACCTGATCGGCCGCAGCCCGCCCTTTCCTTATTGGGTGCCCGGCCGCCATGAACAACACCAGCACACGCTGGACGTCCTGATGTCGGGCAAGACGCCCAGCAGCGGCCTGGAAGTGGAAGCGCAACGGCGCGACGGGTCGCGCTTCACCGCGCGCATGTATGTGTCGCCGCTGCTGGACCCGAACGGCAACCAGATCGGCTGGATGACGTCGATGACCGACATCACCGAACCCAAGCGCATCCGCGAAGCCCTGACCGCCGCGCACGAACGCTTCATGACGGTGCTGGAAGGCCTGGACGACGCCATCTCGGTCACGGCGGACACCCACGACGGCCTGGAACTGCTGTTTGCCAACCGCACCTACCGCCGCGTTTTCGGCGCGCAGACGGGCGGCCACGACGAACTGCTGGCCGGCCGCCGTGGCCGCTTCACCGATGAATCCGTGGAAGTGTTCGCGCCGTCGGTGCAGCGCTGGTTTGAAGTGCACCACCGCATGCTGGCCTGGACGGACGGCCGCCGCGTGCGCATGCAGGTGGCGCGCGACATCACCGAGCGCCGTGGCCACGAAGAAGCGTCCCGCGTGCAGCAGGAAAAGATTCAGCTGACCAGCCGCCTGACGACGATGGGCGAAATGGCCTCGTCGCTGGCGCACGAACTGAACCAGCCGCTGACGGCCATCGCCAACTACAGCATGGGCGCGGTGGCCTTGGTCAAGGCCGGCCACACCAGCCCCAACATGCTGCTGCCCGCGCTGGAAAAAGCCGCGTCGCAGGCCGAACGCGCGGGCAAGATCATCAGCCGCATCCGCGAATTCGTGAAGCGCAGCGAGCCGCGCCGCCAACGCGTGGCTATCGGCCGCATTGTCGACAACGCCATCGGCTTTGCCGAAATCGACGCCCGCAAGCGCCGCATCCGCATCGACAGCTTCGTGCCGTCGAATGCGCCCGACGTGCTGGCCGACCCCATCCTGATCGAACAGGTGCTGTTGAACCTGCTCAAGAACGGGCTGGAAGCCATGGAAAACAGCGAATCGGACGAATTGAAAGTCGCCGTGATCCTGCACGAGCAACATATAGAAGTGGCCGTGGTGGACCGCGGCCATGGCCTGGCCGAGCCCGAACGCCTGTTCGAACCGTTCTTCAGCACCAAGACCCAGGGCCTGGGCATGGGGCTGAACATCTGCCGTACCATTATTGAATCGCACCATGGCCGCCTGTGGGCGGACCCCAACCCCGCTGGCGGTACTATTTTCCGCTTTACCCTGCCCTGCGCTGCTTCCCAGCCGCAGGCCCAGAATGATCAGTCCGAGGAGTTGCACGCATGA